The sequence below is a genomic window from Streptomyces sp. B21-105.
GGTGAGCAGGCTCGCCATCAACCGCATCCAGCAGGTGGAGGGCGGCGACCTGCTCGTCGTCGTCGGCTGACGCGACGGTCGCCGGCGCCCACCCGCCGGCGACCGCCTGCCGCCCCGCGGCCGCCGCCGCCCTGTCCACCGCGCTCGCGGCCACCGCGGGCCTTGCGGGTGTTCGCGGCGGTGGTCACCGCGGGGCGGCCTTCCGGGTGTTCACGGCCGTGTCACCGCAGGACGGCCTCCCAGGTGTCCACGGCGTAGTGCAGGGTCATGCCGTGACGGGCGTACAGCGCGGGCGCGCCGGTCGCGTTGGAGGTGTCCACGCCCAGCCCGACGGTGTCCCGCCCCCGGGCGGCGAACGCCGCGAACGCGTGCCGCAGCAGCAGCCCTGCGAGACCGCGCCCCCGGGCCTCGCGCAGGACGCCGATGGCCGGTATCCACCCCATGGCCTCACGGTCGTCACGGGCCATCAGGAACCCGCAGTCCCCGGCGTCGTGGGTGCCGGCGATCCACACCAGCGACCAGTCGAGCCCGGCGGCGTCCACGTCGTGCAGCCACTGCTCGTAGCGGCGCGGGTGGAAGTCGAAGTGCTCGGCGAACGTGGCCTGGAACAGCTCGTGGACGCGCCGCCGGTCCGCCTCCTCGGCGCAGGGCCGCAGCCGCACCCCGGCGGGCACCCGGGGCGGCAGGTCGGCGGCCCGGTCCAGACCCCGGCGCAGCACGTGATGCCGCCGCACCACGGACCAACCCCGCCCCCGCAGCAGCGAGACGTCCGTCGTGGGCCGTGCGTTGAGGTTCAGGTGCACCACGGCCCGCTCGGCGCCGTTCTCCCGGGCCTTCTCCAGCGCCCGCGCCTCCATCGCGGCCAGGACGAGCAGCCCTGCCTCCTGCCGGTCGGGCAGCACGTAGTGGTCCATGTCGACGCGCTCGCCGCCCGACTCGTCCCACAACAGGCCGTAGACCACCGGCCGGTCCCCGTCGAGGGCGAGCCAGGAGTCCCGTCGCAGGTCGACCTCGGGATGCTTCAGCTCCGCCTCGACGGAGTGCAGATCCGTCTCGGGACGGCCGATCTCGACCAGGTCGATCTCATTGAGGAGTCCGGCGATCGCCGGAGCGTCGGCGAGGGCGGCGGGGCGCAGGAAGGAGAACATGCGCCCAGGGTCCAAGGGTGCCAAGCCGGGCCGCAACACGTTTCCCGTGGCGCACGGTGCGGCGATGAGCTCTGTATGCGCCCCCGTGAGCCTGGGCAGAATCGTTCTGCCATTGATCACGCCGGGGACGACACGCGGTCGCCCCGCCGATTCCACGGGAAGGCAGGTCGGTCGTCGTGCAGTTGCGTCTTCCCTCCTCCGTATCCGAAGCGCAGCGCTGTCTCGCCGAGGGCGCGGTACCGGTCGGCGGAGCCACGCTGGTGTGGGCGGGCTGGCAGCGGGACGGCTTTCCCGAGCAGGCCGTGTCGCTGCGCCGGCTGCCGGAGGCGAACGCGGTCGGCCCCGAGGAGCTCGGCGGGGCCGTGCTGCTGCACCGCGTCGACGCGACCGTGCCCGAGGTGCTGCACCGGGCGGCCGGCGCGGTGGGCACCGGCGCCGTCCGCCGGGCGGCCACGGTCGGCGGCAACATCGTCGGCAGCACCCTGCGCTGTCTGCTCCCCGCCGCCCTCGTCCTCGACGCCCGGGCCACGGTCCTGACCGCCGACGGCGTCTACGAGACCGACCTGGCCGAGCTGCTGGCCAAACGCCTCGTGCTGCTCGCCCTGCGCTGGCGCACACCGCTGGCCAGCGGCTACCGCAAGCTGGAGGGCGAGGCGGGCGGCGCGCCGCCCCTCGTCGTCGCCGTCGCGCTGCACGCCGGGGACGAGGGCCGCGCCCACCTGCGCGTGGCCGTCCGCGACGGTTACGACGTGCTCAGCGGGAACGCCCCCTACGAGCCCGGCGCCGGCGCCGGAACCGGCGCCGGGGAGGTGTTGCACGCCCTGGAGGGCACGGAGCTCGGCGAGTTGCCCGCCGACGCCCGGGACGCCGTACACGACCAGGTCGCCGACGTGCTGGCCCGCGCCGCCGGCTGAGGGGCGGGCGCCGCGCGGGAGACCGGTGCCGCCGGGGCGGGCGCGCGGAGCCGTCGGCCGGGACGCACGCCCTCGCCGGGCCGTCACGCGGCAGGCCCGTCGCGCGCCCGTCGACGCGGGGCCCGTCCGTCCCACGTCCGCCCGTCGTGGGGAACGCGGCAGGCGCCCGCGTGGCGTGCCGGCCCGGCACGGGGGTTCCCGCCCCCGGACCCGGCACGGCCTATCGTGCCGCGCCGCGCTGCGGCCGCGGGCGTGTCCGCTCGCCGTCTGCGACTGCCGCATCGGCTACGTCCACCTGGAGACGCTGCCGCTGTACGACGTCGTCGCCGGCGGCGTCCTGGAACGCATCCCGGCGGCCGCTCCCCGTGGCACTCGGCACCGCCACACAGCGGCCCGGCCCCGCACAGCACTCCGCCCGCGTCACGAGGATCGCGACGCGGGCGGGGACGACGGACTGACGGATGTGCGGACGCGCAGGCGTTACGGCGTCACGTCCGTGACCCTCCAGCGCTGGTTGGAGCCGGAGTTGGCCTGCCAGGTGGTGACGGCCGAGCCCTCGTTGGTCGCCTGGCCGCCGACCTCGAGGAGACGTCCGGTCGCCACGTTGATCAGCGTCCAAGTGCTGTCACCGGTGGTCGACATGATCCACTCGGTGGCGGGGTCCCGCTCGCCGGTGTCCGGCTCGACCACCGGCACGTTGTCGCGGACGGCGAGACGCTTGCCCTCGGCCGGGTTGGCGAAGACGTACCGCTGGCGCGCGCCCTTGTCGCCGTGCCGTGCGTCGAGCTGCCACTGCTGCGCGGTGCTGCCGTTGGCCGACCCGATGACCAGGCTCTTGCCGTTGGCCGCGACGGTCACCGCCTTGCCGCTCTGCACGCCGGTCAGCGTGTACGAGTGGCCCTTGCTGAACAGGCCCGCGTTCTTCGCGACGCCCGAGACGCCCTTGACGGCGAACGAGGTCACGGACTGGGCGGGGACGGTGTAGGTGGCCTTGCCGTCGACGACCTTGACCGGGGCCTGCTGCTTCAGCTTGCCGTCGGCACTGGTCACGGTCGGGGTGACCGTCGCGCCCCGCTTGACGGTGCGGAACTTCGACAGGTCGATGGTGACCGTGCGGGCCGCGGTGGTGGAGTTGACGTGGACGAGGGAGACGCCCTTGCCGTTCTTCGTCACGGCGGCGGCGCTGGAGGTGTCGTCCACCTTGATGAGCTTGTCGCCGGGCTTGATGAAGTGCGTGAAGTTGCGGGCCGTGTCGAACTTGGTGTTCGTGTAGATCGGGCACGACTTCAGGGTGTCCGACTTGGTGCAGCTGAACGGGAGCTGGATCTCGCCCCAGTTGCCGCCCTTGGCGGATTCGCCGCCCGGCTTCATGTTGTCGTAGTCCTCGACCGGCTGCCAGAACACCCAGGCGCTGGGCTCCAGTTCACGCAGGTCGTTCACCATCTGCTGGGCGAGCCCGAGGCCCGGACGCATATCGGTGAAGCTCTGCCCGTCGCCCCAGTCGCCCTCGACCTCGCTCATCCACAGCGGCTTGTCGGCGGCCTTGGCGAGGTCGCGGACGGTGGTGCGCTGGCCGGTGCCGTAGGTGTGGACGTTCATCTGGTCCACGAGGTCCTTGGAGGCCTGCGAGTAGGAGTTCCAGTTCGTCGCGAAGATGGACGGGTTGGTCTCGTCCATCGCCGATATCTTCGCCTTGGTCTTCGCCTTCTTCAGCGCGGGCGCCAGCGCGGCGAGCACCTTCTCCTGGAGCGCGGGACCGATGTGGGCGCCCTCCTGGCGGCCGCCGACCGGTTGGCCGTTCGCGTCGAGACGGGTGCCCCAGTAGCCGGTGTTGGGCTCGTTGAACGGGTCGACGGTGTCGACCTTGATGCCCTCGGCCTTCTCCAGCCGCTTGGTCGCGCCCGCGATGTACGCTGCGAAGTCGTCGACCGAGTCGGCCTTCAGCTGGTCGGTGTTGGCGTTGAACCCGCCCGAGACGTAACCGCTTTCCGTCATGAACCACGGCGGGGAGTTGCTGAACGTCTCCCAGTGGGTGATGTCCTTCTTGATGCGGTCGACCCACCAGCGCTGGGTGGCGTCGGCGTTCTTGTTCCAGTCCGCCGGGTCGTCCGCGCTCCACCAGTCGGTGTCCTCGCGGGTGGTGCCCGCGGGCGCCTTCCACCAGCCCTCGACTGCGCCGCCCGCGCGCAGGTAGTCCTTCACGTCCGGCGCGTTGCCGCCGCCGATGTTGTAGCGGGCGATGTTCAGCGCGAGCCCGTCGTCGCCGAAGAGCAGCTTGGCGAGCTTCTCGCGGACCGCCGGCGGGTAGTCGCCGGTGGCGTTCGCGAACCAGACCAGGCTGGTGCCCCAGCCCTCGAACTTCTCCTGCTGGTACGACGGGTCCGGCGTCACGGTGACGGCGGCCTCGGCGTGCGCCTGCACGGGAACGCTGAGAAGCGCGGCCCCGGTGGCCAGTGCGGTGAGTGCGGCGGCCCCGAGGGTCCGTCCGCTGCGGATACGGCGTGCCATCTGTGCTCCCAACTGCGGTGCGGTCGCTGTGGTGGGCCCCGGCCGCCGCGCGGGCGGCAGGGGATGGCCCCCGGCCTCGGGCGCATGCCGTGCCGTGCCGGGGAGTCGTGTGTGTTGGCGGATTGCGGGTGCGGTGACGACGGCGGGCTGCGCGGGGTGTGCCGCCCGGCGCCGTGACCGGAAGGGTTCGCCGAGCCGGTGAACCCTTCCGGAGACCCGCCCTAGCGCGCGGGCTGTCGCAGGACGGCGACGTCCCGCGGGCCGAGCACCGGCGCGCCGTCCGTGCCGCCGGAGCCGATCAGGATCTCTCCCTCCAGCCCGGCCACCGGCACCGTCGCGTCGGTCCGGTTGACGAGGAACAGGAACCGTTCCCCGGCGCCGCGGCGGACGGTCAGCTCGACCTTGCCCCGCACGTCGGCGGGGAGTTCGCTGCCGACGCCGGCCGGCTCCAGCAGCCTCGGCAGCAGCGAGCGGAGCCCGTCGACGCCGAGCCGGGTGGAGACGTACGAGGCGGAGCCGGTGCCGGTGGACCGCCGGGTGACGGCGGGGCGGCCGGCGTGCACTCCGGTGCGGTAGTGCGCCAGCACCTCGGTGTCGTCGTCGGTCACGGTGATCCGGTCCGTCCACAGGGTGCCCCAGGTGGAGTCGTCCAGCTCCACGCTCTCCCCGGCGAGCAGCGGGCCGAACTCCTCGATGCGCACGCCGAGCAGGTCGCGCAGGGCGCCCGGGTAGCCGCCGAGCCACACGTGGTCGTTCTCGTCGACGATCCCGGAGAAGTACGTGGTGACGAGGTGGCCGCCCTGCTCGGCGTACCGCGTGAGCTCCTTGGCGAGCTCGGCGGGGACGACGTGCAGCACGGGCGCGACGAGCACCTGGTGCCGGGAGAGGTCGGCGCTGGTGGTGACGAGGTCGGCGCGCACGCCGAGGGCGAGCAGGGCCGAGTACCAGTCGAGCGCCTCCTGCCGGTAGTCCAGCAGGGCCGTGGGGTGCGAGTCCTGCTCGCTCGCCCACCACGACTGCCAGTCGTAGAGGATGCCGACAGCGGCCGGTTCGCGCTCCGAACCCGCCACCGGGGCCAGCGTCTTGAGCTGGGCGCCGAGGTCGGCGACCGCGCGGAAGAGGTCGCTGTCGGGGCCGGCGTGCGGAACCATCGCCGAGTGGTACTTCTCGGCGCCCGCCGCGGACTGCCGCCACTGGAAGAAGCACACCGCGTCCGCGCCGTGCGCCACGTGCAGCAGCGAGTCACGGGCCAGGTCGCCGGGCCGCTTCGCCACGTTGACGGGCTGCCAGTTGACCGCGCTGGTGGAGTGCTCCATCAGGAACCACGGCCGGCCGCCCGCGATGCCGCTGACGAGGTTCGCGGAGAACGACAGCTCGTCGCGGTCCTGCGGGCCGGGGTGCACGTAGTGGTCGTTGGAGACGAAGTCGATCTCGCTCGCCCAGTCCGGGTAGTCCATGCCCTTGGTGCCGCCCATCACCATGAAGTTGGTGGTGACGGGGATCTCGGGGGTGATCTCGCGCAGGATCTCCCGCTCGGCGACCAGGTGGTCCTTGAGCGCGTCCGAGGAGAACCGCTTGAAGTCCAGCTGCTGGGTCGGGTTGGGGTGCGAGGCGGCCAGCCGGGGCGGCAGGATCTGCTCCCAGTCGCTGTAGCGCTGCGACCAGAACGCCGTTCCCCAGGCGTGGTTGAGCGCGTCGAGGCTGCCGTAGCGGGCGCGCAGCCAGACCCGGAAGGCGCGGGCGGCGTCGTCGGAGTGGTCGTAGACGTTGTGGCAGCCCAGCTCGTTGGAGACGTGCCAGGCGACGAGGGCCGGGTGGTCCTTGTAACGTCCGGCGATCTCCCGGACCAGCCGCAGGGCGTGCTCGCGGAAGACCGGCGAGGTGGGCCGCCAGTGCTGGCGCGCCCCCGGCCACAGGGTCTCGCCGTTCGCCGTGACCGGCAGGATCTCGGGGTGGGCGGTGGTCAGCCACGGCGGCGGGGACGCGGTGGCGGTGGCCAGGTCGACGCCGATCCCGCCCGCGTGCAGCAAATCCATGACCTCGTCGAGCCAGCCGAAGTCCCAGGTGTCCGGGCCCGGCTGGATGCGGGCCCAGGAGAAGATCCCCACGGAGACGACGGTGACGCCGGCCTCCCGCATCAGCCGGACGTCCTCCTCCCACACGTCCCGGGGCCACTGCTCGGGGTTGTAGTCGGCGCCGTAGGCCAGACGCGGAGCGGGGTCACCGTCCGCCCCGCGCAGCATGCGGGACTGGAGGGTGGAGATCATGGCGGTCCTTCCGAAGGCAGGCGGTGCACGGGGGTGGCCCGAAGGCGGTGCACGGGGGCGGCGCGGCCCGGGTGCCGCGCCGCCCGGCGTCTACTGCTGTGCTGGTGCTGTGCCGACTGCTTCCGCTGCCGGCGGCTTCAGGTGTCGACTACTTCTCGATGGTGAAGCCCTGCTCCTCGCCGTACTTGACCGAGGCGTTCTGCCAGGCCTTCAGGCCGTCCGCCAGCTTGGTGCTGGAGACGTACGCCTTGCCGACCGTGTCGTTGAAGATCGAGTTGGCGTACGGCTGGAACGGGAGGTACGACCAGTCGCTCGCCACGTTCGCGGCGGAGTCGGCGAAGATCTTGTTCGCCTCCTGGCCGTCGAAGTAGTCGAACTTCTTGCTCTGGAACGCGGGCGACTCGAGCTCCGCCTTGGTGGCGGGGAAGGCGCCCTCGCTGACGCGGGTGGCGACACCGGCGCCGGAGTTGGCGTACTCGGTGAAGGCGTAGGCGAGTTCCTTGTTCTTGGCCAGCGACGGGACGGCCAGCGAGCTGCCGCCGTTCTCCGCGCTCGCCTTGTCGCCCTTGGTCCAGGCCGGCATCGGCGCCGCGCGCCACTGGCCCTTGGCGTTCGGCACGCCGGTGCTGAAGTTGGCGGGCATCCAGGCGCCGGTGGCCAGGGTGGCGATGGTGCCGTCGCCCAGGCCCTTGTACCAGTCGTCGGTCCAGCCGTTGACCGGGGCGAGCAGCTTCTCGCTGATCAGCTGCTGCCAGACCGTCTCGAACTTCTTGGCGCCCGCGTCGTCGAAGTTGACGCCGAGCTTGGTGCCGTCGACCTTGTAGGGGCGCGAACCGGCCTGCCACAGCAGGGAGGTGGTGAGGCCCGCGTCACCGAGGTCGCTGGTGATGTACGCCTTCGGGTCGGCCTTGTGGAGCTTGCGGGCCGCGTCCAGGTACTCGTCCCAGGTGGTGGGGACGGCGATCTTGTACTTGTCGAAGACCGTCTTGTTGTAGAACAGCGCCATCGGACCCGAGTCCATCGGCAGGCCGTAGACCTTGTCGCCGTCGCTGACCGCGTTCCACGGGCCCGGCGTGTACTTCGACGCCAGCTTGTCGGCGCCGTAGGGGGCCAGGTCGGTCAGGCCCTTGGTGAGGGAGTACTGGCCGAGCGCGAAGTACTCGACCTGGGCGACGTCCGGGACGCCCTTGCCGGCCGAGATCGCGTTGGACAGCGCGGTGTAGTGCTTGTCGCCGGAGCGCTCGCTGACCAGGTTGACCTTGACCTTGGGGTACTTCTTCTGGAAGTCGGCGGCCACGGTCTTCAGGGTGGGCTCCCACGCCCAGACCGTGATGTCGCCGCCCTTGTCCAGGGCTGCCTGGAGGTCGCCGGCGGAGACGGCCTTGGTGTCGGAGTCGTCGTCCGAGCCGCCGCAGGCGGTGACGCCCAGGGCCAGGGTGGAGACGAGGGCGATGCCGCGCAGGATGCGGCTCGTTGTTCTGCGCATGGGGCTTCCACTTCTTCGTGGGTGGGACAGGTGAGGGTGGGGGTGGTGCTGGTAAGGCTTAAATGTGGGGCTTGTGGGGGCCGTCCACGTCACTCCTTGACGCTTCCGGCGGCGAGGCCGGACTGCCAGTACTTCTGGAGGAACAGGAAGGCGGCGATCAGCGGAAGGATCGTCAGCAGGGACCCCGTGATCACCAGGTTGAAGATCACGTCACCGCCGATGGTCTGCGCCTGGGAGCTCCAGGCGCTCAGACCCAGCGTCAGCGGGTACCAGTCGGGGTCCTTCAGCATGATCAGGGGGAGGAAGTAGTTGTTCCAGGTGGCGACCGTGGTGAACAGCAGGACGGTCACGATCCCGGGGGCCAGCAGCGGCAGCGCCACCTGGAAGAAGGTCCGCACCTCGCTCGCCCCGTCCATCCGGGCCGCCTCCAGCAGCTCGGTCGGGATCGCCTCGGCGGCGAACACCCACATCAGATAGAGGCCGAACGGCGACACCAGCGACGGGATGATGACCGCCCACGGGGTGTCGGTCAGCCCCATCTTGCTGAACATCAGGAAGGTGGGCACCGCCAGCGCCGTACCCGGCACGGCCACCGCGCCGATCACCACGGCGAACACGGCGCGCCTGCCGGGGAACTGGAACTTCGCCAGCGCGTACCCGCCGAGCACGGCCAGCAGCGTCGCGCCGCCCGCGCCGAGCCCCACGTACAGCAGGGTGTTCAGCAGCCAGCGGCCGAAGATGCCGTCGTGGTAGGTGAAGGTGTCCCGGACGTTGTCCCACAGGGCGAAGTCGTGGGCGAACCAGAGGCCGCCTGAGTCGGCCAGGCCGGCCTGGGTCTTCGTCGAGTTGATGACCAGCCAGATCAGCGGCACCACGGTGTAGAGGACCATCAGGGCCATCAGCACCGTCAGCAGCACGTTGCGCCTCGGCTTGCCGGGGGTGTGCTTCTTACGGGGGGTGCGCAGTCCGGGCGCGGCGCTCTTCGCGGGGGAGGCGGTGACAGA
It includes:
- a CDS encoding GNAT family N-acetyltransferase, with translation MFSFLRPAALADAPAIAGLLNEIDLVEIGRPETDLHSVEAELKHPEVDLRRDSWLALDGDRPVVYGLLWDESGGERVDMDHYVLPDRQEAGLLVLAAMEARALEKARENGAERAVVHLNLNARPTTDVSLLRGRGWSVVRRHHVLRRGLDRAADLPPRVPAGVRLRPCAEEADRRRVHELFQATFAEHFDFHPRRYEQWLHDVDAAGLDWSLVWIAGTHDAGDCGFLMARDDREAMGWIPAIGVLREARGRGLAGLLLRHAFAAFAARGRDTVGLGVDTSNATGAPALYARHGMTLHYAVDTWEAVLR
- a CDS encoding FAD binding domain-containing protein, with the translated sequence MQLRLPSSVSEAQRCLAEGAVPVGGATLVWAGWQRDGFPEQAVSLRRLPEANAVGPEELGGAVLLHRVDATVPEVLHRAAGAVGTGAVRRAATVGGNIVGSTLRCLLPAALVLDARATVLTADGVYETDLAELLAKRLVLLALRWRTPLASGYRKLEGEAGGAPPLVVAVALHAGDEGRAHLRVAVRDGYDVLSGNAPYEPGAGAGTGAGEVLHALEGTELGELPADARDAVHDQVADVLARAAG
- a CDS encoding RICIN domain-containing protein codes for the protein MARRIRSGRTLGAAALTALATGAALLSVPVQAHAEAAVTVTPDPSYQQEKFEGWGTSLVWFANATGDYPPAVREKLAKLLFGDDGLALNIARYNIGGGNAPDVKDYLRAGGAVEGWWKAPAGTTREDTDWWSADDPADWNKNADATQRWWVDRIKKDITHWETFSNSPPWFMTESGYVSGGFNANTDQLKADSVDDFAAYIAGATKRLEKAEGIKVDTVDPFNEPNTGYWGTRLDANGQPVGGRQEGAHIGPALQEKVLAALAPALKKAKTKAKISAMDETNPSIFATNWNSYSQASKDLVDQMNVHTYGTGQRTTVRDLAKAADKPLWMSEVEGDWGDGQSFTDMRPGLGLAQQMVNDLRELEPSAWVFWQPVEDYDNMKPGGESAKGGNWGEIQLPFSCTKSDTLKSCPIYTNTKFDTARNFTHFIKPGDKLIKVDDTSSAAAVTKNGKGVSLVHVNSTTAARTVTIDLSKFRTVKRGATVTPTVTSADGKLKQQAPVKVVDGKATYTVPAQSVTSFAVKGVSGVAKNAGLFSKGHSYTLTGVQSGKAVTVAANGKSLVIGSANGSTAQQWQLDARHGDKGARQRYVFANPAEGKRLAVRDNVPVVEPDTGERDPATEWIMSTTGDSTWTLINVATGRLLEVGGQATNEGSAVTTWQANSGSNQRWRVTDVTP
- a CDS encoding beta-galactosidase, whose amino-acid sequence is MISTLQSRMLRGADGDPAPRLAYGADYNPEQWPRDVWEEDVRLMREAGVTVVSVGIFSWARIQPGPDTWDFGWLDEVMDLLHAGGIGVDLATATASPPPWLTTAHPEILPVTANGETLWPGARQHWRPTSPVFREHALRLVREIAGRYKDHPALVAWHVSNELGCHNVYDHSDDAARAFRVWLRARYGSLDALNHAWGTAFWSQRYSDWEQILPPRLAASHPNPTQQLDFKRFSSDALKDHLVAEREILREITPEIPVTTNFMVMGGTKGMDYPDWASEIDFVSNDHYVHPGPQDRDELSFSANLVSGIAGGRPWFLMEHSTSAVNWQPVNVAKRPGDLARDSLLHVAHGADAVCFFQWRQSAAGAEKYHSAMVPHAGPDSDLFRAVADLGAQLKTLAPVAGSEREPAAVGILYDWQSWWASEQDSHPTALLDYRQEALDWYSALLALGVRADLVTTSADLSRHQVLVAPVLHVVPAELAKELTRYAEQGGHLVTTYFSGIVDENDHVWLGGYPGALRDLLGVRIEEFGPLLAGESVELDDSTWGTLWTDRITVTDDDTEVLAHYRTGVHAGRPAVTRRSTGTGSASYVSTRLGVDGLRSLLPRLLEPAGVGSELPADVRGKVELTVRRGAGERFLFLVNRTDATVPVAGLEGEILIGSGGTDGAPVLGPRDVAVLRQPAR
- a CDS encoding ABC transporter substrate-binding protein, whose translation is MRRTTSRILRGIALVSTLALGVTACGGSDDDSDTKAVSAGDLQAALDKGGDITVWAWEPTLKTVAADFQKKYPKVKVNLVSERSGDKHYTALSNAISAGKGVPDVAQVEYFALGQYSLTKGLTDLAPYGADKLASKYTPGPWNAVSDGDKVYGLPMDSGPMALFYNKTVFDKYKIAVPTTWDEYLDAARKLHKADPKAYITSDLGDAGLTTSLLWQAGSRPYKVDGTKLGVNFDDAGAKKFETVWQQLISEKLLAPVNGWTDDWYKGLGDGTIATLATGAWMPANFSTGVPNAKGQWRAAPMPAWTKGDKASAENGGSSLAVPSLAKNKELAYAFTEYANSGAGVATRVSEGAFPATKAELESPAFQSKKFDYFDGQEANKIFADSAANVASDWSYLPFQPYANSIFNDTVGKAYVSSTKLADGLKAWQNASVKYGEEQGFTIEK
- a CDS encoding carbohydrate ABC transporter permease; translated protein: MSTSVTASPAKSAAPGLRTPRKKHTPGKPRRNVLLTVLMALMVLYTVVPLIWLVINSTKTQAGLADSGGLWFAHDFALWDNVRDTFTYHDGIFGRWLLNTLLYVGLGAGGATLLAVLGGYALAKFQFPGRRAVFAVVIGAVAVPGTALAVPTFLMFSKMGLTDTPWAVIIPSLVSPFGLYLMWVFAAEAIPTELLEAARMDGASEVRTFFQVALPLLAPGIVTVLLFTTVATWNNYFLPLIMLKDPDWYPLTLGLSAWSSQAQTIGGDVIFNLVITGSLLTILPLIAAFLFLQKYWQSGLAAGSVKE